The following proteins are encoded in a genomic region of Pan troglodytes isolate AG18354 chromosome 2, NHGRI_mPanTro3-v2.0_pri, whole genome shotgun sequence:
- the CCNL1 gene encoding cyclin-L1 isoform X3, with amino-acid sequence MASGPHSTATAAAAASSAAPSAGGSSSGTATTTTTTTGGILIGDRLYSEVSLTIDHSLIPEERLSPTPSMQDGLDLPSETDLRILGCELIQAAGILLRLPQVAMATGQVLFHRFFYSKSFVKHSFEIVAMACINLASKIEEAPRRIRDVINVFHHLRQLRGKRTPSPLILDQNYINTKNQVIKAERRVLKELGFCVHVKHPHKIIVMYLQVLECERNQTLVQTAWNYMNDSLRTNVFVRFQPETIACACIYLAARALQIPLPTRPHWFLLFGTTEEEIQEICIETLRLYTRKKPNYELLEKEVEKRKVALQEAKLKAKGLNPDGTPALSTLGGFSPASKPSSPREVKAEEKSPISINVKTVKKEPEDRQQASKSPYNGVRKDSKRSRNSRSASRSRSRTRSRSRSHTPRRQDEVLLRCPGRSRTPGLK; translated from the exons ATGGCGTCCGGGCCTCATTCGACAGCtactgctgccgccgccgcctcaTCGGCCGCCCCAAGCGCAGGCGGCTCCAGCTCCGGGACGGCGACCACGACGACGACCACGACGGGAGGGATCCTGATCGGCGATCGCCTGTACTCGGAAGTTTCACTTACCATCGACCACTCTCTGATTCCGGAGGAGAGGCTCTCGCCCACCCCATCCATGCAGGATGGGCTCGACCTGCCCAGTGAGACGGACTTACGCATCCTGGGCTGCGAGCTCATCCAGGCCGCCGGCATTCTTCTCCGGCTGCCGCAG GTGGCGATGGCAACGGGGCAGGTGTTGTTTCATCGTTTTTTCTACTCCAAATCTTTCGTCAAACACAGTTTCGAG ATTGTTGCTATGGCTTGTATTAATCTTGCATCAAAAATCGAAGAAGCACCTAGAAGAATAAGAGATGTGATTAATGTATTCCACCACCTCCGCCAGTTAAGAGGAAAAAG GACTCCAAGCCCCCTGATCCTTGATCAGAACTACATTAACACCAAAAATCAAGTTATCAAAGCAGAGAGGAGGGTGCTAAAGGAGTTGGGATTTTGTGTTCATGTCAAGCATCCTCATAAG ATCATTGTTATGTATTTACAAGTCTTAGAATGTGAACGTAATCAAACCCTGGTTCAAACTGCCTG gaaTTACATGAATGACAGTCTTCGAACCAATGTGTTTGTTCGATTTCAACCAGAGACTATAGCATGTGCTTGCATCTACCTTGCAGCTAGAGCACTTCAG ATTCCGTTGCCAACTCGTCCCCATTGGTTTCTTCTTTTTGGTACTACAGAAGAGGAAATCCAGGAAATCTGCATAGAAACACTTAGGCTTTATACCAGAAAAAAG CCAAACTATGAATTACtggaaaaagaagtagaaaaaagaaaagtagcctTACAAGAAGCCAAATTAAAAGCAAAGGGATTGAATCCGGATGGAACTCCAGCCCTTTCAACCCTGGGTGGATTTTCTCCAGCTTCCAAGCCAT CATCACCAAGAGAAGTAAAAGCTGAAGAGAAATCACCAATCTCCATTAATGTGAAGACAGTCAAAAAAGAACCTGAGGATAGACAACAGGCTTCCAAAAGCCCTTACAATGG TGTAAGAAAAGACAGCAAGAGAAGTAGAAATAGCAGAAGTGCAAGTCGATCGAGGTCAAGAACACGATCACGTTCTAGATCACATACTCCAAGAAGACA agacgaggtcttgctacgttgcccaggtcggtcacgaactcctggcctcaagtga
- the CCNL1 gene encoding cyclin-L1 isoform X2 yields the protein MASGPHSTATAAAAASSAAPSAGGSSSGTATTTTTTTGGILIGDRLYSEVSLTIDHSLIPEERLSPTPSMQDGLDLPSETDLRILGCELIQAAGILLRLPQVAMATGQVLFHRFFYSKSFVKHSFEIVAMACINLASKIEEAPRRIRDVINVFHHLRQLRGKRTPSPLILDQNYINTKNQVIKAERRVLKELGFCVHVKHPHKIIVMYLQVLECERNQTLVQTAWNYMNDSLRTNVFVRFQPETIACACIYLAARALQIPLPTRPHWFLLFGTTEEEIQEICIETLRLYTRKKPNYELLEKEVEKRKVALQEAKLKAKGLNPDGTPALSTLGGFSPASKPSSPREVKAEEKSPISINVKTVKKEPEDRQQASKSPYNGYNNRRSRSGTYSSRSRSRSRSHSESPRRHHNHGSPHLKAKHTRDDLKSSNRHGHKRKKSRSRSQSKSRDHSDAAKKHRHERGHHRDRRERSRSFERSHKSKHHGGSRSGHGRHRR from the exons ATGGCGTCCGGGCCTCATTCGACAGCtactgctgccgccgccgcctcaTCGGCCGCCCCAAGCGCAGGCGGCTCCAGCTCCGGGACGGCGACCACGACGACGACCACGACGGGAGGGATCCTGATCGGCGATCGCCTGTACTCGGAAGTTTCACTTACCATCGACCACTCTCTGATTCCGGAGGAGAGGCTCTCGCCCACCCCATCCATGCAGGATGGGCTCGACCTGCCCAGTGAGACGGACTTACGCATCCTGGGCTGCGAGCTCATCCAGGCCGCCGGCATTCTTCTCCGGCTGCCGCAG GTGGCGATGGCAACGGGGCAGGTGTTGTTTCATCGTTTTTTCTACTCCAAATCTTTCGTCAAACACAGTTTCGAG ATTGTTGCTATGGCTTGTATTAATCTTGCATCAAAAATCGAAGAAGCACCTAGAAGAATAAGAGATGTGATTAATGTATTCCACCACCTCCGCCAGTTAAGAGGAAAAAG GACTCCAAGCCCCCTGATCCTTGATCAGAACTACATTAACACCAAAAATCAAGTTATCAAAGCAGAGAGGAGGGTGCTAAAGGAGTTGGGATTTTGTGTTCATGTCAAGCATCCTCATAAG ATCATTGTTATGTATTTACAAGTCTTAGAATGTGAACGTAATCAAACCCTGGTTCAAACTGCCTG gaaTTACATGAATGACAGTCTTCGAACCAATGTGTTTGTTCGATTTCAACCAGAGACTATAGCATGTGCTTGCATCTACCTTGCAGCTAGAGCACTTCAG ATTCCGTTGCCAACTCGTCCCCATTGGTTTCTTCTTTTTGGTACTACAGAAGAGGAAATCCAGGAAATCTGCATAGAAACACTTAGGCTTTATACCAGAAAAAAG CCAAACTATGAATTACtggaaaaagaagtagaaaaaagaaaagtagcctTACAAGAAGCCAAATTAAAAGCAAAGGGATTGAATCCGGATGGAACTCCAGCCCTTTCAACCCTGGGTGGATTTTCTCCAGCTTCCAAGCCAT CATCACCAAGAGAAGTAAAAGCTGAAGAGAAATCACCAATCTCCATTAATGTGAAGACAGTCAAAAAAGAACCTGAGGATAGACAACAGGCTTCCAAAAGCCCTTACAATGG CTATAATAATAGGCGGAGTCGATCTGGAACATACAGCTCGAGATCAAGAAGCAGGTCCCGCAGTCACAGTGAAAGCCCTCGAAGACATCATAATCATGGTTCTCCTCACCTTAAGGCCAAGCATaccagagatgatttaaaaagTTCAAACAGACATggtcataaaaggaaaaaatctcGTTCTCGATCTCAGAGCAAGTCTCGGGATCACTCAGATGCAGCCAAGAAACACAGGCATGAAAGGGGACATCATAGGGACAGGCGTGAACGATCTCGCTCCTTTGAGAGGTCCCATAAAAGCAAGCACCATGGTGGCAGTCGCTCAGGACATGGCAGGCACAGGCGCTGA
- the CCNL1 gene encoding cyclin-L1 isoform X1, translated as MASGPHSTATAAAAASSAAPSAGGSSSGTATTTTTTTGGILIGDRLYSEVSLTIDHSLIPEERLSPTPSMQDGLDLPSETDLRILGCELIQAAGILLRLPQVAMATGQVLFHRFFYSKSFVKHSFEIVAMACINLASKIEEAPRRIRDVINVFHHLRQLRGKRTPSPLILDQNYINTKNQVIKAERRVLKELGFCVHVKHPHKIIVMYLQVLECERNQTLVQTAWNYMNDSLRTNVFVRFQPETIACACIYLAARALQIPLPTRPHWFLLFGTTEEEIQEICIETLRLYTRKKPNYELLEKEVEKRKVALQEAKLKAKGLNPDGTPALSTLGGFSPASKPSSPREVKAEEKSPISINVKTVKKEPEDRQQASKSPYNGVRKDSKRSRNSRSASRSRSRTRSRSRSHTPRRHYNNRRSRSGTYSSRSRSRSRSHSESPRRHHNHGSPHLKAKHTRDDLKSSNRHGHKRKKSRSRSQSKSRDHSDAAKKHRHERGHHRDRRERSRSFERSHKSKHHGGSRSGHGRHRR; from the exons ATGGCGTCCGGGCCTCATTCGACAGCtactgctgccgccgccgcctcaTCGGCCGCCCCAAGCGCAGGCGGCTCCAGCTCCGGGACGGCGACCACGACGACGACCACGACGGGAGGGATCCTGATCGGCGATCGCCTGTACTCGGAAGTTTCACTTACCATCGACCACTCTCTGATTCCGGAGGAGAGGCTCTCGCCCACCCCATCCATGCAGGATGGGCTCGACCTGCCCAGTGAGACGGACTTACGCATCCTGGGCTGCGAGCTCATCCAGGCCGCCGGCATTCTTCTCCGGCTGCCGCAG GTGGCGATGGCAACGGGGCAGGTGTTGTTTCATCGTTTTTTCTACTCCAAATCTTTCGTCAAACACAGTTTCGAG ATTGTTGCTATGGCTTGTATTAATCTTGCATCAAAAATCGAAGAAGCACCTAGAAGAATAAGAGATGTGATTAATGTATTCCACCACCTCCGCCAGTTAAGAGGAAAAAG GACTCCAAGCCCCCTGATCCTTGATCAGAACTACATTAACACCAAAAATCAAGTTATCAAAGCAGAGAGGAGGGTGCTAAAGGAGTTGGGATTTTGTGTTCATGTCAAGCATCCTCATAAG ATCATTGTTATGTATTTACAAGTCTTAGAATGTGAACGTAATCAAACCCTGGTTCAAACTGCCTG gaaTTACATGAATGACAGTCTTCGAACCAATGTGTTTGTTCGATTTCAACCAGAGACTATAGCATGTGCTTGCATCTACCTTGCAGCTAGAGCACTTCAG ATTCCGTTGCCAACTCGTCCCCATTGGTTTCTTCTTTTTGGTACTACAGAAGAGGAAATCCAGGAAATCTGCATAGAAACACTTAGGCTTTATACCAGAAAAAAG CCAAACTATGAATTACtggaaaaagaagtagaaaaaagaaaagtagcctTACAAGAAGCCAAATTAAAAGCAAAGGGATTGAATCCGGATGGAACTCCAGCCCTTTCAACCCTGGGTGGATTTTCTCCAGCTTCCAAGCCAT CATCACCAAGAGAAGTAAAAGCTGAAGAGAAATCACCAATCTCCATTAATGTGAAGACAGTCAAAAAAGAACCTGAGGATAGACAACAGGCTTCCAAAAGCCCTTACAATGG TGTAAGAAAAGACAGCAAGAGAAGTAGAAATAGCAGAAGTGCAAGTCGATCGAGGTCAAGAACACGATCACGTTCTAGATCACATACTCCAAGAAGACA CTATAATAATAGGCGGAGTCGATCTGGAACATACAGCTCGAGATCAAGAAGCAGGTCCCGCAGTCACAGTGAAAGCCCTCGAAGACATCATAATCATGGTTCTCCTCACCTTAAGGCCAAGCATaccagagatgatttaaaaagTTCAAACAGACATggtcataaaaggaaaaaatctcGTTCTCGATCTCAGAGCAAGTCTCGGGATCACTCAGATGCAGCCAAGAAACACAGGCATGAAAGGGGACATCATAGGGACAGGCGTGAACGATCTCGCTCCTTTGAGAGGTCCCATAAAAGCAAGCACCATGGTGGCAGTCGCTCAGGACATGGCAGGCACAGGCGCTGA